The Sorghum bicolor cultivar BTx623 chromosome 6, Sorghum_bicolor_NCBIv3, whole genome shotgun sequence genome contains the following window.
ATATTAAAGATGGAACCGCAGCTAGGTTTTGGGATGATACATGGGCAGGGGATAAGCCTCTGAAAGCTAGTTATCCATCTTTATATAACATAGTGAGAGATCCTCACGCCACTGTCTCAAAAGTTATGAGTACGAACCCTCTTAACATATCTTTTAGGAGGGCCTTGGTGGATAATAAACTTACAGAATGGCTTAGTCTAGTGGCTAAGATATCACATGTCGAATTGGTGGATGGTCGAGATTATTTCAGATGGAGTTTAACCAGGTCAGGGTTATTATTTGTTCGTTCCTTGTATCTCAATCTTATAGATACACATATACCCTTTCGGCATAGGAAGATCTGGAAGATAAAGGTACctctaaaaattaaaatttttcttTGGTTCCTGCAAAGGGGTGTCATCCTAACCAAAGACAACCTTGCTAGGAAAAATTGGAAAGAGAGTCAGAAGTGCATTTGGTATAATGGGAATGAAACTATTCAATACTTATTCCTAGACTGTCCCTTTACCAAAATGATTTGAAGGCTTATCTTCTTTGCTACTTTGCTACGAGTTTGACCCAACCTAGATCAATCAGCCAAGATCAATCAGCCACATGTTTGGTACTTGGCTATCTaatcaaaataaaaagattagagATTTGATTTGGGTAGGGGTGGCTGCTTTGCTTCGGGCTATCTGGAGATGCCGCAATGATTATGTTTTTAATAAAATGAAAACTAACTCTATTATGCAGGTAATTTTCAGGGGAGCGTACTGGTTATGCTTTTGGGCTCAGCTGCAGCATGATGAGACAGCCAAGGACGTGCTCTCGATGATAAGCAAGAAATTAGAAGTAATTGCTTTAGAGATTTCCAATAATAGATGGAAACATTTATATTGTTTAAACTAGCGTCCCAGTCCATGTATAGGACTATGGCTCTGTCTGTTTATTTCATATAAAACTCTGTAATTTTAGGCTGTGTACATCCTCGAATGTAGAGGCCGGATTttatatccattatctaaaaaaatatgaGTTCATCTCACAGATATCTATAGGTCAACACAAGGGAGCACTTCTAAATTAAATGTAGTCGTGATCTTTGCTTGAATCAGGTACGCCGTAAGCATAGCTTCCTCTGTTTTACAGTGTCGGAGCAGACTCCTCAGATGAATCCTCCCTACATGTCATTCACTAGCAAATTAGTACAAATAATGATATGAGAAAAAAGTACTACTATCCTTTTGATAATAAACTAAATCAGACACATTGTACATTACTCCCACTAAATACGCAATATATACAGTACTTCCTCCGTCCAAAAAGAATAATGCAacttagcattcaaaatttttcTATAGATCTAGGCAAATATATATTGCATCTCTTTAGGCTGTCTGGTGTTGCCTGGTATGTATTATATAAATACATGATATACATTGGATCTTTTTAGGCTGGCTGGTGTTGCAGGAATCAATGTAATTGATGCAATAATGTACAAAATTAATTGACTATTGCTGTTCCAAGGAACACATTAGATCTCTTTCGATTttgtagataaaagatataCTTTTGGTCTATGTACAGCTAAAAGTATGAAGTTGAAAAAACATACTGTATAGCTGAATAGAAGTGTTGCCTTGGTGGTATCTCAAGTTGATCTGCACTTTTCTCAAACATCTCTAAAACCTTGCTCATTGTTGGACGGGACATAGGAGACACTTGTATACACCATAAGCCAATCGAGGCCATTTTCCTTGCCATCTCTTCTGTTTCCCCTGCCATATCAAATGTATGTAGGCTTCCCACTTCAGCCAAATGACTATAGATAAAGTCTGGAAAATACATCTCACTGGAATTGTTCACACTTTCTTTCAGGTTCTTTCTTCCTCCCACCATCTCAAGAAGCATCATTCCGTAGCTGTAGACATCTGATTTAGTAGAAACTACTCCAAATCTCCTTGCGAAAACTTCAGGTGCGATGAACCCAATTGTCCCTCGCATGCCTGCCATTGATAGGTAACTCTCCTTTGGGTTGCATAACTTGGCCAAACCAAAATCAGCAATTTTTGAGATAAAATCATCATCAAGAAGGATATTGTGTGGTTTTATGTCAAAGTGTATGATGCGTGTATTACAGCCGCggtgcaaatactccaaaccTCTTGCAATACCAATTGCTATTTCATAGAGCTTGTCCCATCCCATAATTGTTTTTGAATTATCATCATAAATAAATTTGTCCAGTGATCCATTAGCCATATACTCATAAATAAGAGCTCGCTTGGATCCCTCTAAGCAAAAACCAAGCAGAGTAACAATATTAACATGAGATGTCCTTCTGATGCTGAAAACTTCATTGATAAAATCTTCTCCATTTCTTGTGAAGTCATGGAGGAACTTCACTGCAACAAGCATGCCACATGGTAATGTACCTTTATAAACCATGCCATAGCCACCTTCTCCaagtttttcactaaaatatctTGTTATTTCCTTCAGCTgtgaatatttatatctctttgGAGCCAAGGAGCCATAATCTTCTAGAAGCTCCTCAATATTTTGTTTAGTAGTTGAGTTAACTCGAATGGTTTGTTGAAATTTTCCCCTCCTACGGATCTTGAAGACAAAAATGACACAGACCATGATCAAGAGAATGGCTCCAAGAGTTGAAActggtaaaaaaaaaatatgtgaATGATATAAGaaccataacattgtacatttcAAAATTGATTGAAGATTATACAGCATAAAGCTTTGTAAAAACTAGATAAAGTTATCCTGAAACCAGTACTCATTATGTTTATTGAATAATGAATTATACTACTGAACACATTGAAATTTTGCCACTGACCACTAAATATTTCACCTTCAAAATTAAAGCAATTGATGTCACTGCAATAATTAATGATCCTAGCATCAATGCCAATTTACTACGTACATGAAAATCCTTTAAATTAAAAGAATGGCCACTTGTAGAAAATGAATATGAAACATCATCCAATAGAAGTATTGGTAACTACTACTGTCCAATTatggtaaaaatatatttatatttatatttatatttaatatttactaCGTTTACTCCAATGAAGAATATGATAAAAATTACATGGTATTTTATATTATGCTAGTAAGTCATCAGAAGGTTATGAATAAATACCCGCCAGCACCACCATCCCTGAGGGAAATTTTCGAGATTTTCCATCTGTAAAATGAAATATATGTACATAAAGTTAAACAAAATAGTGATAGCCAAATAGAGCCCAATGATAGATTTGATATCCATGCCCTACGTtttcatgaaaaaaaaaattgatgtcCATGCCCTACGTTCTCAAGAAAAATAGGATTTGATGTCCACAGATCATGTGTTACCACCTGTATGTACCATGTTAGGAAAGATACGGGGCATTTATATCTAAATATGGTGTAGCAAGCCAAAATAATAGtataatttagaatagggaGTATTTTTaggtactccctctatcccttTTTAAGTGTCTAAATATGATGTAGCAAGCCAAAATAATAGtataatttagaatagggaGTATTGTTAGGTACTCCCTCTATATATCCCTTTTTAAGTGTCATCTAGATTTTCACGCTCTTAAGTTTGattagatttatagaaaatgtcagtaatatttatatcttcaaataaGTGTATTATTGAAATATGTGTAGCgattaatctaatgatatttattacACACTATAATATTAGTAATCTCTTGTGTATATTTGGTTAAAATTGAGTAAATTTGCCCCCTCGATACATGCAATTTAAAAAGTATAAATATAGATTTTATTATATTCCTTTTTAGGTGGAGATTGCAACAAAAATGACAGGTGGGCGATACGTGCAGTTCAAAAAGTATAAATATAGATTTtattatatttctttttaggtggAGGTTGCAACAAAAATGACTGGTGAGCCTCAAGGTTCTCTTCGATGTAACTTTAAGGCCTATTTGGCACTGCTCGGCTTTATTAGTAAATCAGCTTAGCTATGTGGGCAGCTTCGTCGTTTGACTTTAGCTTTAATTGAAAGTGTGTCttttggtaaaatagcttctCACTAGACCCACCTTAGACTTAGACCCACCTGTCATTCAACTCACCCCTTTATTCCTCTCACCCCTCCTGAATCTCTGACCACCATCGCATCTCTCCTCACTGCCGCCCAATCAACACGCAACCACGCATGCATCAACATCGGTGGGTGGTGTCCATGCGCTCTCCTCCTCCCCAACACCAGTGGCCATGTGCACCCCTTGTCCCCAACACTAGTGGTTGCACGCTACCCCTTCCTCCAACACCAGTGGTTGCGTTCGCCCCTTCTCCCAACATCGGTTGCCACGCGCGGCACATCCTCCGCAACACCAGTGGCCGCACGGCACCCATCTTCCCCAACGCTACCTTCGCTAAACTTCACACGGCCTATATGCTTCATGTCCATGGGCACCGATAATGCATGACCGAGGAGGTCTCCTTGGTGCATGGACCCACGAAAGCGTGAGGGAGGCCAGTAGAACCTGGAATTTTCTAGCTCTCCCTCCTATGTAGGCAGCCTTCTCAGCAGGAAATCTGGGACTTCTCCTATGAAGCAGCATGCCAGACAACTGTTTGGTTTAGTTGAAGCTGAAAATCTGCTCATAAACTTCCTTTGGCAGTTGTTTCATAATAAACCCTAGGTGGCTTGCACTACTATAAAAAATCTTTTGCGAGGCCTTTTGAAATAGGCCTAGGAGGCCGGCAGGATTttcaaccgcctcggttaaggctgttatttttatatcaagGCAGTTACAAACAACCACCTCACAAAAATGAGTAACCGATGGCGGGCACCTTAAAACGTCCATCTCGGTTAATATTGATTAACCGAGGTGGTTGTTCTAAtgcatgttgacggtccttaactaAAAATATAAACTGTCAACAAAACatagaaaagagcataaaaGGAAATACCTACATAGAATAGTGGTTATATTGACATAATTCCACATTGTGAATCAATATGCAGGGATTTATAAGGAAAAGAGGAGACATGAAGGACGTCGGGCTAAAAGGCATATTCTATCATGAAACCAAGTTGCAAAGGAGCTAGAAGACATGAGAAGACCATCACcgaaggtggggcccacctgccatagggcagGGTCGGCCGACTTGGCCTGGCCTCACCTATCAGCTGCCTTCTCACGTCAGTTCTCTACTGCCTTAGGATTTACATCTACGTCGTTGATTGAAGTTAGTTTGATCTGAGGGCTCTAGTTCATCCCATCGGCCTATATAAAGAGACCCTACCCCCTAGGTTGAGAGCACCAAGTCATTTGATTAAATCATCAAGGCTAGAAACCCTAGAGCTCCACCATATTCtaggcatagctacataggttaAAAGTAGAGAAAGGCAAGCTTCGCTTAGATTCGGATCATGTTGAGAGCGTTGCTCGGTAAATCCTTTTAATCTCTCTATTTGTATTTGTTTATATATTTGTTGGATACTATAGATATGACTTTGCTTTATTCATTATTTATGATCTCAACTATATTGTTtgattatggccttgtttagttcaccctaaaaaccaaaatcttttcaagattccccgtcacatcgaatctcgtgacacatgcatggagcattaaatgtagacgaaaataaaaactaattgcacagtttacctgtaaatcacgagatgaatcttttaagcctaagtactccatgattggataatgtttgtcaaataaaaacgaaagtgctacagtttcgaaaaccgaaaagtttttggactaaacaaggcctatatactTAGTATAGTTGGGGTATTTATGTGTATATTCGTATAGCGTTCATCCTTTGATATCATGGGTGAATGGTGGATATCATGTAAGGATACACTCTATAACCGGGCCATGTGGTAGATCGTGGGAGTGACAGTCTCTTAAGTCCCTATGGAGTCCACCCCCTGTATATAAAACTAGTAGAACGCGGTTGCGGGGAAAAGTCTTACCGAATCCTAGCTCTCCTTTTAGTAATGTTCTTTATGTATAGATATAATGCTAATCTTAATAATGATTGCTaagtgtaattgcactaatcataGTATTGTTTGACATATAGTTAGAATGACTTAGGAATATTCTTTTACTCtgcctaataccatgctaatactATAGAATGGAGTGCTCTAGGTATATTTATCATTTATGACTTGTTACTTATCATTTATCAATCATTTATCTATGACTTGTGACACTTATCCATGTTATGAGTAGATATGGTTAACTCTCCATTGCATATATGAGTGATAATCATATATTTCTTGGCCATCCCTtactagtggtaaaatataaattgaCAACCTAGTAGTactctaggtaaaatgctacaataatatatttaatctatgcgcttgcggataatatttctttattATCTTCATATTCTATCTAGTCACATAAAATAATAAGTTATCTACTTAGTTGTAGTGTTAGGTAATGCCAACAAACATCCTAAGCACCATCACCGTGGATGACCAGTTGGTTCGCTAAGCTAGAGGTGTAGGTAGTTAATAAGTGACTAGCTAAAACAAGTGTTGCATTAATAAATTAAATACCAACAATACAAATGCCTCGACTAACCAAGGCGATTGTTCTAACGCTATAAGATGCACCTTGAATAATACTAGCCCATCTCAGAGCCTAGATAGCCCATCTCGGCCTAATATTGTGCTCAGGGTATATATAAATGAATCCTTAGAACCCTAAACTCACTGCCTCACTCCACCATCTAGTCGCCGCCAGCCTTGACTCCCTCACTTCCCATCCTGTGGCCCTCTTCTTTCCTCAGCACCGCTCCACTCCGCACCACGAGCGTTGCACCTCCTCCCTCTGCACTACGAGCATTGCGCCCCCCTAACTCTGCACTGGTGCCTCCTCCCTGCCTCCAGCCACCATGGCGGCGCCCCTCCTGCCTCGCATCACGGTGGCACGACTCCACCATGGTGGCGAGCATGGGCCATCTCACCCGACGACGTGCGTGGGGAGGTAGATCCGGCCTCCACCTCCTCCCGATAGCAGTTTCGACACCTAGCtctggcctcctcctcctccccggtGGCAGATCTagcctccacctcctcctcagCGGTGGATctagtctccacctcctccccaGCAGCGGATCTGGCACCCACCTTCTCTCCAGCGGTGCATCCGGAACCTACCTCCTCCCCGGTGGCGGATCCGGCCCCGACCTCCTCCCCGGCGGTGCTCCCGATGTCCGAATCTGGTCAAGGAGGCGGGGTGGCGTGGATGGACTCGGCGGACCCATGGGTGGCTCGCTaggcttttttctttcttttgttgtTTTTTATTCAATTTACTAAGGCAGGAATCAAACCGCCTTGGAAAAAAGTCCCATTAATCGTGGCATTTCATCTAAGGCGTTTTGGGTGTCCACCTTAAAAAATTGTTTTGCCCGCCTGGGTTAAGTTTATTGCAGTAGTGTGGGAATTCGGTCAAGAGAGGGTGGAAATGAAACATGGGCTGCTGCTTGTGTGATAGTGTAGAATCTATAAACTACCTTCTGTTTAATTGCCATACGGCCAATCTTGTTTGGAGTCTTCTCATGAATGTCTTCAATTTGCACCCATGTCATTGTTCTCTGGAGCAACTCTCAAATACTTGGTTGCAAGGCAACGGGCCTATGCCGAGTAGATTGATCGTCTTTTTTTTGCAAGGTTTGCATGGGCGGCGTGGACTACAAGAAATAAGATGGATATATGAccataaaaaaaataagatgGATATAGAAAAGTCTTTTCTTATTAAAGCTCTCACTGTGATGTGACGTATATTACAATATCATTGATGCAGAGGTGGAGTATGTTATTGAAGGAAAAGGATAAGGAGCATATCTCACAAGTTCTAGAGTTGATTTTGGGATGGATGAACAACTTTAGACCCAGGACGACCATGGCTACTGATGTGTTTGTGATTTTAGCTTTTGATAGCGCTTGGAGTCCTTTGGCTTATCTGAAGTGTAGTTCCGTGCCTAGTTTTTACTAGCCTAGAGTTGTAATGTGGCTGATATCCCTAGCGTATTCTATTACCTGTTGCTTTCCTAAAaagcataattaatttttgttaaaaaaatatttgatcGTTCGCttgtttaaaaaatcatagttaAAAGTCatatttgtaaatttattgtgaaagaaaaTATTGTTGAACGACTATATTCTGCAATAAAGTCACTCAATGCGCTACACGCGGCTTCCACACCTACCTATCTGGTCTCGTCATCATCATAAAATAACGACAAAAACTAAAGAGTACAGTACGTTGCTGGCCCCGTGTTAGTTGTCACCCTCGCGAGAGAAGAAGAGACTCAACTGGACTGGACTTGTGGTGGTCAACCCAACTCACCTCGGGACTTCGCCGCCGCTGTTGTGCCCGCCGGCGACGGCTCGGGCGGTGGCGCCGGCTCCACGACGATGGTCTTCGCGCTCGGCGGCGTGTAGAACGGCATCACCTCGAACCGCGTGTAGCATGTCAGTGAGTAGGCGCGCCCTCCTCTCGTCCATCTGCATACAAAATGAGCAGGTGTCATGCTCATGCCGCCGCCACTGCTCTGCATCGCACAAGCTAACGTACATCGGCAACGACGCGGCGATTCGCCGGAGGCAGCGGCGGCAGTCGTCCGGCGACAGGTACGCCACGCACTGCACGAACCCGTACAGGCTCTGCTCGGCGCTCATGTTGGTGCGTCCGAACGCGAAGGACCGCAGCGACGCGGCGGCCGCGGGGGCGAGCCGGTCCATGAGCATTCCCAGCGCGGCGGCGCTGATGGCGGCCTCGCCGGCGCGCGTCAGGTTGTTGTAGAAGGAGAACCTCTGCGCCATGTCCGGGCTCGCCGGGAAGCTCGCGTTCGCGTACCGGAGAAGGCAGTTGTTGTACATCATGTCGGCGGCCACGGCGCGCGGGCACGCCAGCGTCACGTTCCCGGCCGCCATGGCGAGGCAGAGCCGGCACACCTCCGGTGGGGCGTCGGCGTAGCAGATGGCGAGCCCGTAGGACGACTGGTGGTCCGCCGGACCGTTATCGCCGCCGACCGTGCTGTTGCCGTTGCCGCCGTAGGAGGCCGTGACGGTGACCAGGTCCTTGAGCATGCCGCGGAGGTTCGCGTCGTAGGCATCCCCAGGGGTGTAGTTCGCCGGCGAGCACAAAGACCAGACTTTCACCGTCTGCCCGAGCGCCAGGGTGGCGCTGTGGACGGCGGCGACGAGGAGCACCAGGAGCAGGAGGGAGTTCacggccgccatggccggtggcgtaTGATGGTCGACTGTGTGGTACCAGACTGTGCAAAATTAAAGCTTGTGAACTACTACCCCTTGGCCGTGCAATGCGGTGCgtctttatttatttgtggGCACCTTGGTAGCCATGACTATGGTCGTACGAATGTCCTGCTAATCATCTTACCTTGTTAATAATTTTCGAcaataaagccttgtttagttcactccaaaaaccaaaaagttttcaagctccgtcacattaaatctttaggcacatgcatgaagcattaaatatagacgaaaataaaaactaattgcacagtttatatgtaaatcgagagacgaatcttttgattctagctagtccatgattgaataatatttaccacaaacaaacgaaagtgctacagtagcgaaatccaaaagtatttcgcatctaaacaaggcctaaatacacATTACACAAAATGTGGGTCTGTCAAGGTGTCAGTGAGACACATACAAGTTTGTGAGGAAAATAAAATACCAAAGGATCTGAGTGAATACAAATCGATTTATTAATGCGTCGTCAACGTCAACCTTGCATTATCATGGTCATATAGGACAAACGTCGGTGGTCTAAAATGTTATGGTTGAAAATACTGTTTAAATATGACTTAGACAAGCGAACCGAATGAGATGGGGCTAAGCTGCTCGTCTTTCTCACGTATCTACATTGTGGTCATGATCATGGATCCCTGCTGTcgttagactatctccaacaatcgtcactcAAAATACAAGACCTATTTATCCTTTGGTAGCGCTAGAGGTAAAAGATTCCATAtccatttttagtcttctccaacaacaagatctaaaagacaacactctctgcaaatgggtctcgaggagagaggatactcaaatttgggttatgcctctcctgatacccaaaatgggtcttctgtatgggtattctgttggaggctataggtattgtgttagaaacctattttgggtttgggttccaTATGAGTTTGTTATTGGAGACAGCCTTACTCGTCTTTCTCACGTATCTACATTGTGGGGTGGGCCTAAGCTGCCTTGGCAAAGATAGGGGTATATGAATGAGAAATTGCAAGTGTAAAGACAGATAGATACACAAGTTCATATATATCTTGTCGCGAGGGGGCTTTTTTTTTGTCCTTGTAGAAACCTTTTTTTTTCAACTGAGATAGTATTGTTGTATATACAAGCCTTCTAGATTAGATCACTCGATGCGTGGGGAGAATATGTAAGTAACCTAAAGTAAGAACTGAACTAAATCAATCAAAAGCATAGACACAAGAGTACCAATCCAGGTGTCACTCAAAGTAGAGCTATATCTGCCAAGCTACATGGTAGAAGATAAGTCGATAGTTTCTGCTCCTCATGGTGATAAGGCTTTGCCTTGGATGGTATCTCATCTCTATTTCTTTATTTATACCGTTTAAATGGCAGGGCTTGTAGCAGGGATACTTGAAGTGCACGCACGGGTGCGCCTATAGTCTGCGGCACATTGGCTGGTGGTGAGGCTAGGTTGACCGACTTAGGTGAGGGACGGTGACCCTTTGTTCTACTGCCCACTGCTATAGAAGAGGTCTTTGGACGATTACCAAAATCGCCAATAGTCTCGGCAGATTTGGTCCTCGAGATTAAAGACTTCTTTAGTCCCGGTAATACAGTCCGAGACTAAAGGGTcccgcccaacggctactgcgcagagCTATcggggcaggaccctttactcCCGGCTCGTGTTATGGGCCGGGAGTAAATTGGGGACTTCACCCTTTTTAGTCCCCGTTTTTACTTCAAGCTAGGACTAAAGGTGCACGAGTTATATCTTtctcccttcttcctctccgAGACCGAGcctattcaaaattcagtgagcTTATTCCCTCTTTTCTTCCTAGcctttgcttgttcttgcttgttcttccttgttcttcatctccggcacccattggtgatcttcttcgacGCCATCATCGTTTCCTCGGGTCTAGGGGTAACTAACTTCATCCTCTCTCTTTTTTGacgttattttttgtttttatgatTTCTCCTCCATTTTAAGCTCAAAATCAATGGTTATAGTTTGAATCGACATAGCCGGTGTCTAttggtgatcttcttcgactcgtcATCGACTCTTCGTGTTTAGAGGTAACTAAGCTTCATCCTCCCATATCATTTTAATGTTGTTTTTGTCCTTGTGATTTCTCCACCACTTTGAGCTAAAATTTACTTGTTAGTTTGAATTCATAGCTTAAATTAGTaaccatatatataatatttcatGGTTTGCTATAAATTAAAGAATTATAGTGTCTTTTTAATCTTTCTTCTATATATAATTGAGATCATAAAAGGAATTTAATTAATAGGGTTCATCAAATCGACTTGTTAGCTAGACTTGTTAATTTAAGCATGTATAAAAATTTTGAGCATAGAGTTCATCAAATTGACTTGATATTTTTTTATTGCTAGATAGTATccattatatttttcatgtttaAAACA
Protein-coding sequences here:
- the LOC8067781 gene encoding LEAF RUST 10 DISEASE-RESISTANCE LOCUS RECEPTOR-LIKE PROTEIN KINASE-like 2.4, which codes for MAAVNSLLLLVLLVAAVHSATLALGQTVKVWSLCSPANYTPGDAYDANLRGMLKDLVTVTASYGGNGNSTVGGDNGPADHQSSYGLAICYADAPPEVCRLCLAMAAGNVTLACPRAVAADMMYNNCLLRYANASFPASPDMAQRFSFYNNLTRAGEAAISAAALGMLMDRLAPAAAASLRSFAFGRTNMSAEQSLYGFVQCVAYLSPDDCRRCLRRIAASLPIWTRGGRAYSLTCYTRFEVMPFYTPPSAKTIVVEPAPPPEPSPAGTTAAAKSRDGKSRKFPSGMVVLAVSTLGAILLIMVCVIFVFKIRRRGKFQQTIRVNSTTKQNIEELLEDYGSLAPKRYKYSQLKEITRYFSEKLGEGGYGMVYKGTLPCGMLVAVKFLHDFTRNGEDFINEVFSIRRTSHVNIVTLLGFCLEGSKRALIYEYMANGSLDKFIYDDNSKTIMGWDKLYEIAIGIARGLEYLHRGCNTRIIHFDIKPHNILLDDDFISKIADFGLAKLCNPKESYLSMAGMRGTIGFIAPEVFARRFGVVSTKSDVYSYGMMLLEMVGGRKNLKESVNNSSEMYFPDFIYSHLAEVGSLHTFDMAGETEEMARKMASIGLWCIQVSPMSRPTMSKVLEMFEKSADQLEIPPRQHFYSAIQEDSSEESAPTL